CAAGGAAGAGCAGGAAGAGGACACGTCCCGCCTGGCTTTGCCCAACGCGCAAGACGCTTGAGAGGGACCGCTCCATGAGTTCCGAATCGAACCGCGGCGGCCTGCCGCAAGGTCTGCATCCCGACACGCTGGCCGTACGGGAGTCCATTCCGCGCAGCCAATATGGCGAGCATTCCGAGGCGCTCTACCTCAGCAGCAGTTTCGTGCAACCCGATGCGCAGACGGCCGCGCTGCGCTTTGCGGGCGAGGAAGAGGGCTACACCTACACCCGCACCAGCAATCCCACCGTAACCGCCTTCGAGCGCCGTCTCGCGGCCATGGAGGGCACCGAGACCGCCATCGGTACTGCGACGGGCATGTCCGCCATCCTGCTGATGTGTCTGGCCCTGCTCAAGACGGGCGACCATGTCGTCTGCTCGCAGTCGATGTTCGGATCCACCATCAAGCTGATCGGTGGAGAGCTGTCGCGGTTCGGTGTGCAGACCACCTTCGTGCCGCAGACGGATGCTGCTGCATGGAAGGCCGCGCTGCGGCCCGAAACCCGCCTTCTCTTCGCTGAGACGCCCACCAACCCGCTTACCGACCTGTGCGACATCGCCGCGCTGTCGGCGATTGCGCGGGAGGCCGGCGTGCTGCTGGCCGTGGACAACTGCTTCGCATCGCCGGCGCTCCAGCAGCCTGCGAAGCTGGGCGCGGATCTCGTCATCCATTCGGGGACCAAGTTCCTGGACGGGCAAGGGCGTGTGATGGCAGGTGCCGTGTGCGGCCCGCGATCGCTCATCGACGAGAAGCTCGGCCCGATGATTCGCAGCGCGGGAATGAACCTCTCGCCCTTCAATGCCTGGGTGGTGCTCAAGGGGCTGGAAACGCTCTCGATCCGCGTGCGGGCACAGGCCGACAATGCACTGCGCCTGGCCACCTGGCTGGAAACGCATCCGGCCGTGGGCCGGGTGTACTACCCCGGCCTCGCCTCTCATCCGCAGCACGCGCTGGCGATGCGCCAGCAGTCGGGCCTCGGCGGCGCGGTGCTCTCCTTCGACGTGAAGACCGAAGGCGATGCGGCACAGGCGCGCCTGCGCGCCTTCCACGTGATCGACAGCACGCAGGTGTGCAGCATCACGGCCAACCTGGGCGACGTGAAGACGACCATCACCCATCCCGCGAGCACATCGCATGGACGGCTCAGCGAAGCCCAGCGCCAGGCCGCAGGCATCGGACAGGGCCTGATCCGCGTGGCCGTGGGCCTGGAACACATCGACGACTTGAAGGCCGACCTTGCGCGCGGCCTGGATACCTTGCAATGAGCCAAAGCCCTTCTTCCGCAGCTTCCGCTGGCGGCACGCAACGCGTGCGCACCCGTTTCGCTCCGTCGCCCACGGGCTTCATCCACCTGGGCAACATCCGGTCTGCTCTCTATCCCTGGGCATTCGCCCGCGCCACGGGCGGGGATTTCATCCTGCGCATCGAAGACACCGACGTGGAGCGATCGAGCCAGGCCGCCGTCGATGTGATTCTGGAAGGCATGCAGTGGCTGGGCATGCAGCCCGATGAGGGCCCGTTCTACCAGATGCAGCGCATGGATCGCTACAAGGAGGTGCTGGCCCAGATGCAGGCGCAAGGCCTCGTGTACCCGTGCTACATGAGCGTGCAGGAACTCGATGCCCTGCGCGAGCGGCAGATGCAGGCCAAGGAAAAGCCGCGCTACGACGGCACGTGGCGGCCCGAACCCGGCAAGACGCTGCCGGCGATCCCCGCGGGCGTGCAGCCCGTTTTGCGGTTCTGCAATCCCATCGGCGGATCGGTCGTGTGGGAAGACAAGGTCAAGGGCCGCATCGAGATCCGCAACGAAGAGCTGGACGATCTCGTGATCGCGCGCCCCGATGGCACGCCCACCTACAACTTCTGCGTGGTGGTGGACGATATCGACATGGCGATCACGCATGTGATCCGCGGCGATGACCACGTGAACAACACGCCGCGGCAGATCAACATCTTTCGTGCGTTGGGCAAGGAGCCGCCCGTGTACGCCCACCTGCCGACCGTGCTCAATGAGCAGGGCGAGAAGATGAGCAAGCGCAATGGCGCCAAGGCCGTGACGCAATACCGCGAGGAAGGCTATCTGGCGGAAGCCATGGTGAACTATCTTGCCCGCCTGGGTTGGAGCCATGGCGACGACGAGATCTTCTCGCGCGAGCAGTTCCTGGGATGGTTCGATCTGGACCACCTGGGGCGCAGCGCCGCGCAGTTCGACGAAGCCAAGCTGCGCTGGGTGAATGCCCAGCACATGAAGGCTTCTTCCGATGAGCGGCTGGCGGAGTTGATCGCCCCCCGCCTGCTGGAGCGTGGGATCGCGGAGACCGACCTTGCCGATGGGCGGCTGCCCCGCATCTGCGCGCTTTTCAAGGACCGCTGCGACACATTGGTGTCGCTGTGCGACTGGGCCTTCGTTTTCTACGGCGATGTGGTGCCCAACGAAGAGGAGCGTGCCAAGCACGTGGTGGACGCCGTGAAGCCCGCCATCGGAGCGCTCTCCGCAGCGTTGGCAGGATGCGCATGGGACAAGGCCTCCATCGCCACCGCCTTCAAGGAAGTGCTCACCGCCCATGGCCTGAAGATGCCGCAACTGGCCATGCCCGTTCGCGTGCTGACCGTGGGCACTGCGCATACACCTTCGGTCGATGCCGTCCTTGAATTGCTGGGGCGCGAAAAAATTGCCGCCAGATTGCGAAACGCATAAAAAGCTGTCTATAATTCGAGGCTCAGAAGATAGCGCCAGTAGTTAATACAGGTTCTGTCCAAGTGGGGGTATAGCTCAGCTGGGAGAGCGCTTGCATGGCATGCAAGAGGTCATCGGTTCGATCCCGTTTACCTCCACCACTGAGAGTTAGCCAGTCGTTGGTTCCAGGTTTTGACCCTATCGTCTAGAGGCCTAGGACATCACCCTTTCACGGTGAGTACCGGGGTTCGAATCCCCGTAGGGTCGCCAAGTTTGTAGCACTTGGTTTGCACGGATGTGCAAGCAAACGCTGCCTGCCAGGAGTGGTAGTTCAGTTGGTTAGAATACCGGCCTGTCACGCCGGGGGTCGCGGGTTCGAGTCCCGTCCACTCCGCCAGTCATGGACCTTGAAAGTGCAACTTTCAAGGTTCTTCTTGGTGAAAGCCAGGAAAAGTGGGGGTATAGCTCAGCTGGGAGAGCGCTTGCATGGCATGCAAGAGGTCATCGGTTCGATCCCGTTTACCTCCACCACTGAGAGTTAGCCAGTCGTTGGTTCCAGGTTTTGACCCTATCGTCTAGAGGCCTAGGACATCACCCTTTCACGGTGAGTACCGGGGTTCGAATCCCCGTAGGGTCGCCAAGTTTGTAGCACTTGGTTTGCACGGATGTGCAAGCAAACGCTGCCTGCCAGGAGTGGTAGTTCAGTTGGTTAGAATACCGGCCTGTCACGCCGGGGGTCGCGGGTTCGAGTCCCGTCCACTCCGCCAGTTAATCAGGGCCTAATTTAATCGGGCTCCGAAAACATATTCAAAGCCGCAGCGATTTGTCGTTGCGGCTTTTGTTTTTTCCGAACGGTGTTTCAGCCCTCGTGCTCTGGGCGGCGGGTGATGTGTTGTTTTCCTGAAGGCGCAGGGTCGAGGTGGCTTGCGTTTATAGATGCGGGTTTCTGCACAAAGGCTGGACGTTTTTTGTGTAAGCCCTCTTGACCAGCAACTGGACGGCACAATCGCAGGCTTTTCGAAAAGCGTTGCGCATGCCGTGGCTGCAAAGCGACCCTTCGATCGCGGCGACAGGTTCCTGCCTGCGCATTCGTCCATCCCTCCTGCCGTCCCGCCGTGTCTTACGTTTCCTCGCCTGTGCCTGTCCCTCCCTCATCGCGCCTGCAATCCATCGATGCGCTGCGCGGGCTGGTGATCCTGTTCATGTTGCTCGACCATGTGCGGGAGACATTCTTCCTGCACCAGCAGGTGATGGACCCGATGGTGGTTGCCGACACGTCTCCCGCAGTCTTCTTCAGCCGTTTGCTCGCGCACGTGTGCGCTCCGGTTTTCGTCTTCCTGACCGGGTTGTCCGCTTTCCTCTACGGGTCGCGGCAGACCGACGCACGGACGACGGCATCGGTCTTCCTGCTCAAGCGCGGGCTGTTTCTCGTGCTGCTCGAAGTCACGCTGGTCAATTTCGCCTGGACCTTCCAGTGGCCTCCTCGCGTCATCTATCTGCAGGTGATCTGGGCGATCGGCCTCAGCATGCTGGCGCTGGCAGCGCTGCTGTGGCTGCCGCGCGGCGTGCTGGCGGCGGTGGGCCTGGCCGTGGTCACCGGGCACAACCTGCTGGATGGATGGCACTTTCCCGCCGGGCACCCGTTGCATGTGCCCTGGGCGATTCTCCATGACCGTGGCTGGCTGGGCGAAGAAGGGGTGCTGCGCCTGCGAACCTCCTATCCGGTCTTGCCCTGGATCGGCGTGATCGCGTTGGGTTATGCCGCAGGACCCTGGTTCTCCCCCTCGCAGGATGCGGCAGCCCGCCAGCGGCGGCTGCTCGCCTGGGCGCTGGGGCTTCTGGGGCTGTTCTTCGCGGTGCGTGGCCTGAACCTCTATGGCGACAAGCCATGGACGGTGGGCGGCACGGCGCTGGAAACCACGATGGGCTTTCTCAACGTGACGAAGTACCCGCCTTCGCTGCTGTTCGTGGCCCTCACGCTGGGTTCGGGACTGGGGCTCCTCTGGGCCTTCGAACGCGTGCCGGCTGCGCGGTGGCTGCGCATTCTCGTGGCCTTCGGCGCTGCGCCCATGTTCTTCTACGTGCTGCACCTGTATGTGCTCAAGGCCCTGTATCTGGGCGCGCTCGCGGTGTGGGGGCCCAACCGGGGAACGGTTTTCGGCTTCGGTGCGATGTGGCAGATCTGGCTATGCACGGCATTGCTCGCCGTGCTGCTCTACCGGCCGGTGCGGGCGTTCGGGGCGTTCAAGGCCCGCCGCAAGGATCTGGCCTGGCTGAAATATCTGTAGCAGCGCCGCTGTCGGCCGCCACAAGCCGCAGGCCTGCCGGGGACTCCCCGACTGGCGACAATGCGGTGATGTCTTCTTCGCCTTTTCTGCGCATGGCCCTGGTTCTGGGCCTGCTTTCGGCCATCGGGCCCTTCGCCATCGACATGTACCTGCCCGCGCTGCCCGAGATCGGGCGCGGCCTGGATGCGCCCGTGGGTGCCGTGCAATGGAGCCTGACGGCCTTTTTCCTGTCGCTCGGGGCGGGCCAGCTGCTCTACGGCCCCGTGTCCGACATGGCGGGGCGCAAGCCTCCGCTGTATTTCGGCCTGGGGCTTTTCACGGTGGCCAGCATCGGCTGCGCGCTGGCGACCAGCATCGAAGCCTTGCTGGTGCTGCGCTTCCTGCAGGGCCTGGGCGCCGCGGCGGGCATGGTGGTGCCGCGCGCGGTGGTGCGTGACCTGCACACGGGCCCCGAGGCCGCGCGGCTGATGTCGCTGCTCATGCTGGTGTTCAGCGTGTCGCCCTTGCTCGCGCCTCTGGCGGGCAGCGGAGTGATCGCCGTGGCGGGCTGGCGCGGCGTTTTCTGGGCGGTGGCGGTGGCGGCGGTGGCTGGCCTGTTGCTGGTGCGCTCTGCACTGCAGGAAACCCGGCCCGCTGCCGACCGTGCAGGCAGCAATCTGGCCGGTGCGTTGCGCGGCTACGCACAGCTGCTGCGCGATCCCCATTACATGGGCCTGGTGTTCATCGGCGGCTGCGCGATGGCGGGTTTCTTCGTCTACCTGGCCGGTTCGCCGTTCGTGCTGATCAACCACTACGGGCTCACGCCGCTGCAGTACAGCCTGGCGTTCTCCTTCAACGCGGCCGCGTTCTTCGCGATGGCCCAGTTCAACGGCATGCTGAGCGCGCGCTATGGGCTCGTGCCGCTGGTGAAGGTGGCGGCCACGGCGTCGGGGCTGGTGATGGCCGCGATGCTCACCTACTACCTCTTGGGCGGCGACCGGCTGGCCGTGCTGATCGCGCTGTATTTCGTGGCTAGCGCCCTGATGGGGCTGGTGATTCCCACCACCTCGGTCCTCGCGCTGGAAGACCACGGAGCGATCGCCGGCACGGCCTCCGCGCTCATGGGCACGCTGCAGATGCTGACGGGCGCCGTGGCGATGGCGCTGGTCGGCATGTTCGCCGATGGCCGGCCGCTGCCCATGGTGACCGGGATGGCCACGGGCGCCTTTCTGGGCGTGGCGCTCTGCTGGATCACCCTCGGCCGCGGCGGCCCGTCGGCCCCGGCGGCAGGGCAGGGGGCGCAGGGTTGACGAACGACGCCGCCCCGATGGCCGGCGCGCAGGCTCCAGCCTCCGCTGCCGGCGCTGCGGTTCCTGCGGGAGTGCCGGACGGGCTCGAGCCTCCTGCCCGCGCGCGGGCCATGCTGGTCATCATCCTGGGCATCGCGGTCGCGGTGCTGGACGGCAGCATCGTCAATCTCGCCCTGCCCGCCATCGCGCGCGAGTTGAATGCCGGCGCGCCGCAGGCCATCTGGGTGGTGAACGCCTACCAGATCGCCACGCTCGGCATGCTGCTGCCGCTGGCGGCGCTGGGAGAGCGCATCGGCTACCGGCGCGTCTACCTCATCGGCATGCTGCTGTTCGCGGTGTCGTCCATCGGAGCGATGCTTGCCTCGTCGCTCACCACGCTCATCGCGGCGCGTGCCGTGCAGGGCCTGGGGGCTGCCGGGATCATGAGCGTGAACGCGGCACTGGTGCGGCTGACCTACCCACGCGCGCGCCTGGGACAGGGGCTGGCGATCAACTCGCTGGTGGTGGCGGCCTCGTCGGTGGCCGGTCCCTCGGTGGCCGCGGCCATCCTGTCGGTGTCGTCGTGGCCGATGTTGTTCGCCATCAATCTGCCGCTGGGGCTGGTGACGCTCTGGCTCGGGCGCCGCGCGCTGCCCTTCAACCCGCAGCGGCCGGCGGGCAGCGCGCCCGGCGCCGGCGCGGCGCGGTTCTCGGTGCTGGACGTGGCGCTCAATGTGCTGATGTTCGCGCTGGTATTCATCGGGGGCGACCAGCTGGGCGTGCGCGCCGAGGCGGGCGGCTCGCCGCTCGCCGGGGCGGCGATGCTGCTGGCGGGCGTGGCCGTGGGCGTGGTCTACCTGCGCCGGCAGATCGCGCTCGAACGGCGCCATGCCACGCCGCTCTTCCCCGTGGACCTGATGCGCATCCCCGTGTTCGCGCTGTCGATGGGGGCGTCGGTGGCGGCGTTCTGCGCGCAGATGCTGGCATTCCTTTCGCTGCCCTTTCTGCTGCTGGAGGCCCACGGGCGCTCGCACGTGGAGGCCGGGCTGCTGATCACGCCGTGGCCGCTGGCCATCGTGGCGGTGGCGCCGCTGGCCGGCCGCCTGATCGGGCGCGTGCCGGACGGAGTGCTGGGCGGTATCGGCATGGCGGTGCTGGCGGGTGGGCTCGCCGCGCTGGCCACCCTGCCGGTCGACCCGGGCGCGCTGGGCGTCGTCTGGCGGATGGCGCTGTGCGGTGCCGGGTTCGCGCTGTTCCAGTCGCCCAACAACCACACCATCGTGACCTCGGCGCCGCTGCAGCGCTCGGGCGCCGCCGGCGGCATGCTGAGCACGGCGCGCCTGACCGGGCAGACGCTCGGCGCCGTGCTGCTGGCCGTGATCTTCGCGGTGTGGGGCACCCACGGCGGCCGCGCGGAAACCGTGGCGCTGTGGCTCGCTTCGGGCTGCGCGGTGCTGGCGGGCGTGTGCAGCGTGCTGCGCCTGCGCCCGGCCGGCACGCAGCGCACGAATGGGCATTGAACAGCCCTCATGCCGCCGGATTCATTGAATAGTTTGCTATTAAAAAAATAGCGATTTAGTCCGGCGGTGGCGATGGCTGCGGAGCGCGCAGCGCTGCCACCTGCGCGGCCAGGGTCCGTATCGTGAGGGGCGCGCAGCCCTCCGCATGGTTGCTGATCGCCACGAAGGCGTTCTGCCCGGCGCCGGTGATGCCGGACAGGGCGCGGGCCAGCACGGCCTGCACCTCCGGCGCGGGGTGGACGATGCGGTCGAACGGGCTGTAGAGCGCTTCGGCATCTTCGTAGCCATAGGCGCCATGCACGGGGTTGAGGTTCCAGCGGCACACCAGCGGGCCGGGCCACAGGCGCCGCAGCAGCCGCAGCTGCTCCTGGAGCGGGGGCATCTTGGCGTGCAAGCCCAGGCAGTAGGTGGCGCCGGCCGAACGCAGGGCATCCGCGAACAGCGGCTCGTACTCGGGCCACAGCCATTGCGGATCGCGCACCTCCACGGCCAGCACGCCGTCCGGCGCGGTGGGCGCGAGCGGCGGCATGGCGCGCAGCAGGGCGCCGAGGCGCTCGATGGTGGCTTCGAGGCGGTCGAGCTGCGCGAGTGGCAGGGGGCTCAGCTGGAACACCAGCGCCCCGACCTTGGCCCCCAGGCCCTCCAGCGCCGGCGCCACGAATTCCTGCAGCGCCAGCGCAGCGTCCAGAAAGGCCGGATTGGGCGCGCGTCCCCGGCCGTCCTCGGCGCGCACGAGCGCATCGGTCACGAGGCTCGGCGCCTTCACGATGAAGCGGAAGTCCTCCGGCACCTGGGCCGCGTAGCCCGCGTACTGGCTCACCGTGAGCGGCCGGTAGAACCCCCGGTCGATGCTCACGGTGCGCATCAGCGGATGCTGCGCATACGCCGCCAGGCCCTGCCGGGCGAGCGTGGATTCGGAATGATCGCCCTCCCAGACGAGGCCCTTCCAGCCGGGATAGCTCCAGGACGAGCCACCCAGCCGCAAAGGGGGCGGGAGCGCTGCGGCGAGCGCGAGCAGGTCGGCATCCGGTGCGACGGGCCGCACGCCGCCGGCGCCGCGCCGCGCCGGTGCGGCGGGAGGTTTGGTATCCGAGGGGGCCGGGTCCGCGGCCGGGGCGGGCGGCGGGGGCGGTGGAGGAGGGGGCGGAAGGTCGTCGCCGAAAAGGGATTCTTGCATCGGAGCGGCCATGGTATCGGCGGTCGGGGCGGCGACGCCTCCGGTCGCCATGACCGGCGCTATGACAGGGCGCTGTAGGCCATGCCGTGTCCCGGACAGGGCGTGGCGTGGCGTGGCGTGGCGTGGCGTGGCGTGGCGTGGCGTGGCGTGGCGTGGCGTGGCCACTGTGTCACGAATTGTTGTCGGCTCCCGTGTGTCCTTCTGGCCGGCCGGTGGGCGTCCGCGCCGCTATGGCACACTCGCCCGCTTCGTTTTTCGGCGTTCTTTCGCAAGGGATATGCAGCAGATCATCCGGCAACTGGCCACGGAAATCAGGGTGGAGGAAAAGCAGGTCCGCGCGGCGGTGGAGCTGCTCGACGGTGGGGCGACGGTGCCCTTCATCGCGCGCTACCGCAAGGAAGTCACGGGCGGTCTGGACGACGTGCAGCTGCGCGAACTGGACGCGCGCCTGGCGTACCTGCGTGAGCTGGACGACCGCCGCGGCGCGGTGCTGAAGGCGATCGACGAGCAGGGCAAGCTCACCGACGCGCTGCGTGCCGCGATCGCCGCGGCGCCCACCAAGCAGGAGCTGGAAGACATCTACCTGCCGTTCAAGCAGAAGCGCCGCACCAAGGGCCAGATCGCGCGTGAGTTCGGCATCGAGCCGCTCGCCGACCGCCTGTTCGCCGATCCCACGCTCGACCCGGCCACCGAGGCGCAGGCCTTCCTGCGGCCGCCCGAGGTGCTGGACGACGGCAAGCCCGGCGCCGATTTCTCCACCACCTTCGCGGTGCTCGACGGTGTGCGCGACATCCTCTCCGAGCGCTGGGCCGAGGACGCGGCCCTCGTGCAGTTGATGCGCGAATGGCTCTGGACCGAGGGCCTGCTGCGCAGCAAGAAGGTGGATGCGAAGAACGAGGCCGACCCCGAGGTGGCCAAGTTCCGCGACTATTTCGAATACGACGAACCCATCGGCCGCGTGCCCTCGCACCGTGCGCTGGCGGTGTTCCGCGGCCGCGCGCTGGAGATCCTCGAGGCCAAGCTCGTGCTGCCCGTGGAGCCCGAACCGGGCAAGCCCAGCATCGCCGAAGGCCGCATCGCGCTGCACCTGGGCTGGAGCCATGCGGCCCGCGCGGCCGACGACCTGATCCGCAAATGCGTGGCCTGGACCTGGCGCGTGAAGCTCAGCCTCTCCACCGAGCGCGACCTGTTCTCGCGCCTGCGCGAGGAGGCCGAGAAGGTGGCGATCAAGGTCTTCGCCGACAACCTGCGCGACCTGCTGCTGGCGGCGCCGGCCGGCCCGCGCGCGGTGATGGGGCTGGACCCCGGCATCCGCACCGGCGTGAAGGTGGCGGTGGTCGATGCCACCGGCAAGCTGGTGGAGACCGCCACGGTGTACCCGCACGAGCCGCGCCGCGACTGGGACGGCTCGCTGCACACGCTCGCGCGCCTCGTGCAGAAGCACGGCGTGCAGCTCGTGGCCATCGGCAACGGCACCGCGAGCCGCGAGACCGACAAGCTGGCGGCCGACCTGCTCAAGATGGTGGCGAAGGCCGACCTCGCATTCGAGAAGGTCGTGGTGAGCGAAGCGGGTGCTTCGGTGTATTCGGCCAGCGAATACGCGAGCCAGGAGATGCCCGACGTGGACGTGAGCCTGCGCGGCGCGGCCAGCATCGCGCGGCGCCTGCAGGACCCGCTGGCCGAGCTCGTGAAGATCGACCCCAAGAGCATCGGCGTGGGCCAGTACCAGCACGATGTGAACCAGAGCGAGCTGGCGCGCACGCTGGACGCGGTGGTCGAGGACTGCGTGAACTCCGTGGGCGTGGACCTCAACACCGCGAGCGCACCGCTGCTCTCGCGCGTGTCGGGCCTCTCGGGCAGCGTGGCCAAGGCCGTGGTGCGCTGGCGCGAGGCCAACGGGGCCTTCCGCAGCCGCCGCCAGTTGATGGAGGTGGCGGGCCTGGGTGCCAAGACCTTCGAGCAGTCGGCCGGCTTCCTGCGCATCCGCGGCGGCGACAACCCGCTCGACATGACGGGCGTGCACCCCGAAACCTACCCGGTCGTGGAGCGCATCCTGGCGCACACCGCCAAGCCCGTGAACGAGGTGATGGGCCGCGCCGACATGCTCAAGCAGCTCAAGCCCGAGCTGTTCGCCAACGAGAAGGTCGGCGTCATCACCGTGAAGGACATCCTGGCCGAGCTGGAGAAGCCCGGCCGCGATCCGCGCCCGGACTTCAAGGTGGCGCGCTTCAACGACGGCGTGGAGGACATCGCCGACCTGAAGGAGGGCATGGTGCTGGAGGGCACGGTGAGCAACGTGGCGCAGTTCGGCGCGTTCGTGGACCTGGGCGTGCACCAGGACGGCCTCGTGCACGTGAGCCAGCTGAGCCACAAGTTCGTCCAGGATGCGCGCGAGGTCGTGAAGACGGGAGACATCGTCAAGGTGAAGGTGCTGGAGGTGGACGCCCCGCGCAAGCGCATCAGCCTCACGATGAAGCTCGATGCCGCACCGGCCCGCCGCGATGCGGATGGCCGTGGCGCGCGCGACAACCGCTTCGAAGGCGCGGGCCGGGGCCATGCCGCGCCGCAGCGCCGCGCACCGGAGCCGGCGGCCCCGTCGGCCATGGCGTCGGCCTTCGCGAAGCTCCAAGGTCACAAACGGTAAAAGGCGTTGCGGGCATGGATAATGGGCCGGTCCCCGCCCGCCCCACGCCATGGAACTCAACGCCCTGCTGGAAATGCCCGTGGCGCTGCCGAGCCATCCGCGCGCGGTGGCGCTGCTGATGGCCGAACTCGCGCACGCCGAGCCCAGCCTGCGCCGCCTCACGCAGATCTTCTGCACCGACCCCGCCCTGGCGGCGCGCCTGCTGGAGCTGGCCAACACTCCCGCCTTCCAAGCCCCGCGCGCGATCTGTGGCGTGCCCGAGGCGCTGGCGCTGGTGGGCGTGCCGCAACTGCAGACGCTGGTCGGCTCGGCGGCGCTGGGCACCACCTCGCGCTCGGTGCCGGGCGTCAACCTGCAGCAGTTCTGGCGCTACAGCCTGCACACGGCCAAGATGGCGCGCTCGCTGGCCGGCATCGTGCGGCACAACCCGCTGGCCGCCTACACGGCCGGCCTGCTGCACGGCCTGGGCGAGTTGCTGATCCACCTGGGCCACCCCGAACGGCTGGTGTCGATCAACTCGCTGGTGGGCCTGTTCGACCCGCGCCGCGCGGCGCTGGAGCAGCGCCTGCTCGGATACGGTTTCGGCGAGGTGAGCGCGGCCATGGCGCGGCGCTGGCAATTGCCGCAGATGGTGGTCGATGCGCTGCAGTACCAGCACGCGCCGTTCGACAACAGCGTCTACGAGCCCCTGGCGGGCGTCCTGCACCTCGCCGCCTGGCGGGCCTGGGCGCGCGAGGCCGGCTGGGGCGACAAGGAACTGGCCGTGTCGTTCCCCGCGGAAGTCGGGCTGCCGCTGGGCCTGGACATCGACATGGTGCTGCAGCAGGACTCCATCGACTGGACGGCGCACGCGGACGCGAGCGCCTACATGGTGTGATGCGCCGCGCGTTGCCGCCCTGCCGGGGGTGCGCATGACGGCGCCCCGGCCGCTGCGCGCGCTGCGCATCCACGCCGGACCGGAGGCGCTCCGGCACATCGCATGCCACGGCCTCGGGCCCTCCGACATCGGCGTGGTGCCGGCCGCCGCGGGCGGGCCCAAGGGGCTGGTGCTGGGCCCGCTGGACCGCTTTCTCTTCGGCGACTGGCTGGCGCGCGGTGCCGGGCCCGTGGACCTCGTGGGCGCCTCGATCGGCGCCTGGCGCATGGCCACGGCCTGCATGGCGCGGCCCGTGGAGGCCTTCGACCGCCTGGAGCAGGCCTACATCCACCAGGCCTACGACGTGCCGCCCGGCCGCACGCGCCCCGCGCCCGCCCACGTCAGCGAGCGGTTCGGCCAGAGCCTGCAGGCCTTCTATGCAGGCCATGTGGCCGAGGTGCTCTCGCACCCGCGGTTCCGGCTGCACCTGGTCACTTCCCGCGGCCGGCACCTGCTCGCGCGGGAGCACCGGGTCGCCACGCCGCTCGGCTACCTCGGCGCGTTCGCGGCCAATGCGGTGCACCGGCGCGCGATGGGGCTGTGGCTGGAACGGGTGGTGTTCTCTTCGTCCCCCGTGCGAGCGGCCGGGCCGGGCGGACCGGCGGGCGCCGGCGGAGGAGGGCCGCACTCCGCACCGGCCGCGCTGCCCTTCGCTACCGGCGACTACCCCACGCGGCAGGTGGCGCTGCGCGAAGACAACTTCCTGCCCGCGCTGCAGGCGAGCTGCTCGATCCCGTTCGTGCTGCAGGCGGTGCACGACATCCCGGGCGCACCACGCGGCGCCTACTGGGACGGCGGCATCACCGACTACCACCTGCATCTGCGCTATGGACATCCGAATGCTATTAAAGATATAGCAAACTATTCAATGAATACGGCGGCATGGAAGGGTTTTGACTCCAATGCTGCCGCACCCGGCCGGCTGGTGCTGTACCCCCACTTCCAGCAGCAGGTGGTGCCGGGCTGGCTCGACAAGGGGCTGCGCTGGCGCCACCGGGCCACGCGGGCGCTCGATCGGGTGGTGCTGCTCTCGCCCGACCCCGCCTGGGTGAGCGCGTGCCTGCCGGGTGGCAAGCTGCCCGACCGGCAGGACTTCCTGCGCTACGGCACCGACACGCCGGCCCGCGCCCGCGCCTGGGGCGCGGCGGTGGCGGCCAGCCGGCAACTGGCCGACGAG
The DNA window shown above is from Acidovorax sp. NCPPB 4044 and carries:
- a CDS encoding HDOD domain-containing protein, which codes for MELNALLEMPVALPSHPRAVALLMAELAHAEPSLRRLTQIFCTDPALAARLLELANTPAFQAPRAICGVPEALALVGVPQLQTLVGSAALGTTSRSVPGVNLQQFWRYSLHTAKMARSLAGIVRHNPLAAYTAGLLHGLGELLIHLGHPERLVSINSLVGLFDPRRAALEQRLLGYGFGEVSAAMARRWQLPQMVVDALQYQHAPFDNSVYEPLAGVLHLAAWRAWAREAGWGDKELAVSFPAEVGLPLGLDIDMVLQQDSIDWTAHADASAYMV
- a CDS encoding phospholipase, with amino-acid sequence MTAPRPLRALRIHAGPEALRHIACHGLGPSDIGVVPAAAGGPKGLVLGPLDRFLFGDWLARGAGPVDLVGASIGAWRMATACMARPVEAFDRLEQAYIHQAYDVPPGRTRPAPAHVSERFGQSLQAFYAGHVAEVLSHPRFRLHLVTSRGRHLLAREHRVATPLGYLGAFAANAVHRRAMGLWLERVVFSSSPVRAAGPGGPAGAGGGGPHSAPAALPFATGDYPTRQVALREDNFLPALQASCSIPFVLQAVHDIPGAPRGAYWDGGITDYHLHLRYGHPNAIKDIANYSMNTAAWKGFDSNAAAPGRLVLYPHFQQQVVPGWLDKGLRWRHRATRALDRVVLLSPDPAWVSACLPGGKLPDRQDFLRYGTDTPARARAWGAAVAASRQLADEFAAWVEGGCPLEAVEPL
- a CDS encoding Tex family protein; the encoded protein is MQQIIRQLATEIRVEEKQVRAAVELLDGGATVPFIARYRKEVTGGLDDVQLRELDARLAYLRELDDRRGAVLKAIDEQGKLTDALRAAIAAAPTKQELEDIYLPFKQKRRTKGQIAREFGIEPLADRLFADPTLDPATEAQAFLRPPEVLDDGKPGADFSTTFAVLDGVRDILSERWAEDAALVQLMREWLWTEGLLRSKKVDAKNEADPEVAKFRDYFEYDEPIGRVPSHRALAVFRGRALEILEAKLVLPVEPEPGKPSIAEGRIALHLGWSHAARAADDLIRKCVAWTWRVKLSLSTERDLFSRLREEAEKVAIKVFADNLRDLLLAAPAGPRAVMGLDPGIRTGVKVAVVDATGKLVETATVYPHEPRRDWDGSLHTLARLVQKHGVQLVAIGNGTASRETDKLAADLLKMVAKADLAFEKVVVSEAGASVYSASEYASQEMPDVDVSLRGAASIARRLQDPLAELVKIDPKSIGVGQYQHDVNQSELARTLDAVVEDCVNSVGVDLNTASAPLLSRVSGLSGSVAKAVVRWREANGAFRSRRQLMEVAGLGAKTFEQSAGFLRIRGGDNPLDMTGVHPETYPVVERILAHTAKPVNEVMGRADMLKQLKPELFANEKVGVITVKDILAELEKPGRDPRPDFKVARFNDGVEDIADLKEGMVLEGTVSNVAQFGAFVDLGVHQDGLVHVSQLSHKFVQDAREVVKTGDIVKVKVLEVDAPRKRISLTMKLDAAPARRDADGRGARDNRFEGAGRGHAAPQRRAPEPAAPSAMASAFAKLQGHKR
- a CDS encoding DUF72 domain-containing protein, which gives rise to MQESLFGDDLPPPPPPPPPPAPAADPAPSDTKPPAAPARRGAGGVRPVAPDADLLALAAALPPPLRLGGSSWSYPGWKGLVWEGDHSESTLARQGLAAYAQHPLMRTVSIDRGFYRPLTVSQYAGYAAQVPEDFRFIVKAPSLVTDALVRAEDGRGRAPNPAFLDAALALQEFVAPALEGLGAKVGALVFQLSPLPLAQLDRLEATIERLGALLRAMPPLAPTAPDGVLAVEVRDPQWLWPEYEPLFADALRSAGATYCLGLHAKMPPLQEQLRLLRRLWPGPLVCRWNLNPVHGAYGYEDAEALYSPFDRIVHPAPEVQAVLARALSGITGAGQNAFVAISNHAEGCAPLTIRTLAAQVAALRAPQPSPPPD